A region of the Methylomagnum ishizawai genome:
CCGGCAGCATCGGAATCACCCGGTCCGGGAAATAGACCGAAGTACCGCGCTTCTGGGCTTCCTCGTCCAAGGCCGTGCCCGGCAGCACGTAGGCGGACACATCGGCGATGGCGACATAGAGCTTCCAGCCCTTGGCCGTGCGCTCGCAATACACGGCGTCGTCGAAGTCGCGGGCGTCCTCGCCATCGATGGTAACGAGCGGCAGATGGCGCAAATCCTCGCGGCCCGCCTTGGCCGCTTCGGGCACGTTCTCGTCCATCCCGGCGATTTGGTCGAGGACCGCGTCCGGCCATTCGGCGGGCAGGTCGAAGCTGCGGATCGCCACCTCGATTTCCATGCCGGGGGCCATGTGGTCGCCGATCACCTGGGTGATCTTGCCGATGGGATCGCGCTGGCGGGTAGGTTGCTCGATGATCTCGACCAGGACGAACTGCCCCGGCTGGGCGGCGCACAAATGCTCTTCGGGAATCAGGATATCGTGGGCGATATGCTTGTTATCCGGCACCACGTAGGAGATACCGCGCTCCTGGAACAAGCGCCCGACCAATCTTTGGGTGTTGCGCTCCAAGACCTGGATCAAGCCGCCTTCCCGGCGCCCGCGCCGGTCCACCCCGCGCACGCTGACCAAGGCCCGGTCGTCGTGCATCAGGGCGCGCATTTCCTTGGAAGAGAGATAAAGGTCTTCGCCGCCCTCGTCGGGACGCAGGAAGCCGAAACCCTCGGCATGGCCGATCACCCGGCCCGCGATCAAATCGGTGTGGTCCACCACGCAATAGCGGTCGCGGCGGTTCTTGAGGAGCTGGCCGTCGCGCTCCATGGCGTTCAAACGCCGCCGCAGGGATTCGATGTCCTCGGCCTCGGTCAGCTCCAGCTGGGTGGCGATTTCCTCCAGTTTCTGCGGTACCCCGCGCTCCCGCATGATTTCCAGGATGAGTTCCCGGCTGGGGATGGGACGCGCGTATTTTCCGGCCTCGCGCTCGGCGAATGGATCCTTCAGGTTGCTGTGTTTTGCCATTTTCGGAGTCGGTGTTCCTTGATGATTATTTTTGCTGATTGTGGCAGAAATTCCCCGCCTACCTTAGCGCATCGTGGTTCGGAAAAGGATTGTCGGCGGCGGGCACGCTTTTTAAAAGCGAAGTGTTGACACGCATCCGCCATGATTGCATAATACTGGCTCCACACGGGCTGATACTTCAAAACACAGCCCACTCGTGCCGAGGTGGTGAAATTGGTAGACACGCATGATTCAGGTTCATGTGAGGCGACTCGTGGAGGTTCAAGTCCTCTCCTCGGCACCACCTCCCCCCTTATTGAATCCCCCCAAGATTTAGTTTTTTATTCCCGCTCCCAAACGGATCAACCGCCCCCTTGCGGGGACGGTCGTATGAGGTTTCCTCAGGCGAACGGATTCCTCAGGATAATGGTTTCGTTCCTATCCGGCCCCGTGGAAAGAATATCCACCGGCACGCCCACCAATTCCTGGATACGCTCGATATAAGCCCTGGCATTGGCGGGCAAGGCTTCATAATCGGTGATACCGGCGGTGGACTCCGCCCAACCCGGCATTTCCTCGATCACCGGCTCGCACTCGGCGTAGTTCTCGGCCCCGATGGGCACGGTCTTGATCTCCGCGCCCTTGTAGCGGTACGCGGTGCAAATCCCGATCTTCTCCAAACCATCCAGCACGTCCAGTTTGGTCAGGCACAGGCCGGTCAAACTGTTCAACTTGGCCGAGCGGTTCATCAGCACGGCGTCGAACCAGCCGCAGCGCCGCGCCCGCCCCGTGGTGGCCCCGAATTCCGCGCCCTTGGACGAAAGGTGCTTGCCGCGTTCGTCGAACAGTTCGGTCGGGAACGGGCCGTTGCCCACGCGGGTGGAATAGGCCTTGGTGATGCCCAGCACATAATCGAACTCCAACAGGCCCACCCCGCTACCGGCGGCGGCACCGCCCGCGGTCGTGCTGGAGGAAGTCACATAAGGGTAGGTGCCATGGTCGATATCCAGCATCGCCCCTTGCGCCCCCTCGAACAAGACGTTGCGGTCCTCGTCCCCGTAGCGGTGCAAGGTGCCCGCCACATCGCCCAGCATGGGCTTGATCTCCTCGCCCAGGGCCAGCAATCCATCCAGCATTTGCTGGTAGTCCAGTTTCTCCTGGCCGTAATACTGGGCCAGCACGAAGTTGTGGAGGTCCAGCAACTCCCTGAGCCGTTCGGCGAAGCTTCCGGGCGAGAAGAAATCCCCGGCCCGCAACCCCCGCCGCGCCGCCTTGTCCTCGTAGGCGGGACCGATACCGCGCCCGGTGGTGCCGATGGCCTTCGCGCCACGGGCCTTTTCGCGGGCCAGGTCCAGCGCGGCGTGGATCGGCAGGATCAGGGCGCAAGCCTCGCTGATGCTCAGGCGCTCCCGCACCGGCACGCCCGCCCCTTCCAGGAAGCGGATTTCCTCCATCAGTGCCTGCGGCGACAAGACCACGCCATTGCCGATGAAGCATTTGACATGGCCCCGGAGGATGCCCGAGGGGATCAGGTGCAACACGGTCTTCTTGCCATCGATGACCAGGGTGTGGCCGGCATTGTGCCCCCCCTGGAAGCGCACGACCCCATCGGCCTGTTCGGTCAGCAAATCGACCAGTTTCCCCTTGCCCTCATCGCCCCACTGGGTTCCGATGACTACGACGTTTTTTCCCATTCTTTTGGTCCAATGATTCTCAAAGGCGCGGCTGCGCGTTATCGGGGGTCCACTCCCACTACTTTCCATTCCAAACCCAGCTTGCGGAGTTCGGATTGGCAACCCATTTCCTGGGCGTTTTCGGTTTGTCCCGGCAACTCCTGCACGACGGTCCTGCCCGCCGCCCGCAGGTTGCGGATGGTCTCGTGCAGATCGGGATCGTCAACGGCGGGCGCGAAAATGGCGGGCACCTCCGCGACATCCCCGTCCGTCCCGGCCAAGCGGGCCAACACCCGCAAATCGGCGCTGAACCCGGTGGCCGGACGGGCGCGGCCAAATACCTTGCCGATTTCGTTGTAACGCCCGCCGCGGGCGATTTCCCGGCCATAGCCCGGCACGAAAGCCGCGAACACCACCCCGGTTTGATAGTGATAACCGCGCAGTTCCGCCAAGTCGAAATTGACCGGCAGCGCCGGGAACAGCCGGTTCAAACAAGCGGCAACCGCGTCGAGATCGGCCAGGGCGGAAGCCACGAACTCGCCGGCTTCGCCCAAACACCGCCTCGCATCGGCAAGGACGGCATGGGGACCGTTCAGGTCCAACAGCGCCAGCAAACGCTCCGCCGCCACCGCCGCCACCCGTGCGGCCTCCAGGAATTCAAGCAATTCGGTACGGTCCTTGCGCTGCAAGATGGCGAACAATTCGGCCTCCTGCCCGGCATCCAGCCCGGCCTGTTGGGCCAGACCGCGATAAATGCCGACATGCCCGAGGTCCAGATGCACCTCGGCGATACCCATCACCGCCAGCATTTCCAGCATCAGACGGATGATCTCGATATCGCTGGCCTTGCCGGCATGGCCGTACAACTCCGCACCCACCTGCATGGGGGCGCGGGTTTTTTCCAAATGGTCGGATTGGGTATGCAATACCGTACCGAGATAACACAGCCGCGCCGGCCGGTCGCCGCTCGCGGTGCGGGCATCGATACGGGCCACCTGCGGGGTCATATCGGCGCGGATACCCATCATCCGGCCGCTGATCTGGTCGATCAACTTGAAGGTCTCGAGGTCGAGGTCATACCCCGTCCCGACCAACAACGAATCCAGGAATTCGATAAACGGCGGGATCACCAGCCGATAACCCCAGGTGGCGAATAGGTCCAACACCTTGCGCCTGAGATATTCGATATGCGCCGATTCTTCGGGGAAAACCTCTTCGATACCTTCCGGCAATAACCAGCGATCTTGCTTCAACATCGATTTATTTGAGCTTTTTGAAGTACTGGAAGAACTCGGAATCCGGCTCCAACACGATCATATCGTTATCGTTCTTGAACGCCTGCCGATAAGCCATCAAACTGCGGTTGAACTGGAAGAATTCCCGGTTTTTGCCATAGGCCTCGGCATAGATTTCGGAAGCCTTGGCATCGCCCTCGCCGCGGCGGGTTTCGGCGTCCTTGTAGGCGCTGGCCAGCAAGACCTCGCGCTCCCTATCGGCCTCGGCACGGATGCGCTCGGCGGCCTCGGCCCCCCTGGAACGGAATTCCCGCGCCACCCGGTCGCGCTCGGCCACCATGCGGCGGTACACCGAAGAACTCACCTCTTCCGGCAAATCCACGCCCATCACCCGGATATCCACCACCTCGATCCCCAGCCCTTCCACCGCCGGATTCACCAGCTTGGTCAGCACATCGCGCAATTGATCGCGCTCGGAGGATACCAATTCACGGATGGTCCTTTTGCTGAACTCGCTGCGCAAGGCGTCCTTGGTGATCTGGTCGAGTCGGATATTGGCCTGGGCCTTGTCGCCGGCCACCGAGGTATAGAATTTCGCCACGTCGTTGATCCGCCATTTGACGAACCAATCCACGATCACATTCTTCTTTTCCGAGGTCAGGAAGCGCTCGGGCTTGGATTCCAAGGTGAGAATCCTATCGTCGAATTTCTTGACCTGCTGCCAGGGCAGTTTCACCTGGAACCCCGGCTCGAAATCGGTGCGGACGATCTTCTTGAATTCGAGCAGGATGGCTTTTTCGGTCTCGGACACCGTGAAGGCCGACATGGACAGGACCAGCAGCGCGAATGCCCCGGTTCCCAATAACAGGACGTTCTTATTGGCCATGATTATTGCCCCCTGCCTTCGCGGCCCCGCGAAGTCGTTGCACGTAAGCCCCTGAATCCGCTATCCGGGGCAGTTTGGACCGTGGCCGGTTGGCTTTCGGCTTCCCTGGCGACGGCGGTGGAAGCGGGTGGCCGCTGCAACTTATCCAGCGGCAGGTACATAATATTGTTGGAACCCTTCATGTC
Encoded here:
- a CDS encoding adenylosuccinate synthase — its product is MGKNVVVIGTQWGDEGKGKLVDLLTEQADGVVRFQGGHNAGHTLVIDGKKTVLHLIPSGILRGHVKCFIGNGVVLSPQALMEEIRFLEGAGVPVRERLSISEACALILPIHAALDLAREKARGAKAIGTTGRGIGPAYEDKAARRGLRAGDFFSPGSFAERLRELLDLHNFVLAQYYGQEKLDYQQMLDGLLALGEEIKPMLGDVAGTLHRYGDEDRNVLFEGAQGAMLDIDHGTYPYVTSSSTTAGGAAAGSGVGLLEFDYVLGITKAYSTRVGNGPFPTELFDERGKHLSSKGAEFGATTGRARRCGWFDAVLMNRSAKLNSLTGLCLTKLDVLDGLEKIGICTAYRYKGAEIKTVPIGAENYAECEPVIEEMPGWAESTAGITDYEALPANARAYIERIQELVGVPVDILSTGPDRNETIILRNPFA
- a CDS encoding ATP phosphoribosyltransferase regulatory subunit → MLKQDRWLLPEGIEEVFPEESAHIEYLRRKVLDLFATWGYRLVIPPFIEFLDSLLVGTGYDLDLETFKLIDQISGRMMGIRADMTPQVARIDARTASGDRPARLCYLGTVLHTQSDHLEKTRAPMQVGAELYGHAGKASDIEIIRLMLEMLAVMGIAEVHLDLGHVGIYRGLAQQAGLDAGQEAELFAILQRKDRTELLEFLEAARVAAVAAERLLALLDLNGPHAVLADARRCLGEAGEFVASALADLDAVAACLNRLFPALPVNFDLAELRGYHYQTGVVFAAFVPGYGREIARGGRYNEIGKVFGRARPATGFSADLRVLARLAGTDGDVAEVPAIFAPAVDDPDLHETIRNLRAAGRTVVQELPGQTENAQEMGCQSELRKLGLEWKVVGVDPR
- the hflC gene encoding protease modulator HflC, translated to MANKNVLLLGTGAFALLVLSMSAFTVSETEKAILLEFKKIVRTDFEPGFQVKLPWQQVKKFDDRILTLESKPERFLTSEKKNVIVDWFVKWRINDVAKFYTSVAGDKAQANIRLDQITKDALRSEFSKRTIRELVSSERDQLRDVLTKLVNPAVEGLGIEVVDIRVMGVDLPEEVSSSVYRRMVAERDRVAREFRSRGAEAAERIRAEADREREVLLASAYKDAETRRGEGDAKASEIYAEAYGKNREFFQFNRSLMAYRQAFKNDNDMIVLEPDSEFFQYFKKLK